In the genome of Bradyrhizobium sp. CIAT3101, one region contains:
- a CDS encoding helix-turn-helix domain-containing protein — translation MPVNRLKPSRVLKIERFSDFSEFRANEVLGLGTSTPLRPREFSLSRAILPLQNGLFVLQRAFARRYEAEIGTDTGIGLVVPLSFHAITNGGEVDSSTIAVMRGKAPVESMEQQPNTYVMLRFNSDMRHRGWADFNTGLAYVRTQDDPMARLRAIFLEMFSLASACDAPRQFEALNRPIQETLLAGLDAVLVPAEARTARPGSFDRHRKLIAQLDEVVELSGSKPLYSDDLATALGVSARTLQVATQAVHGISLHHYLRLKRLWAVRIQLMTGGDGLTVKAAALGNGFWHLGDFSRGYKQAFGEAPSETLARGRRPLHFAVGA, via the coding sequence ATGCCGGTCAATCGGCTGAAGCCTTCGCGAGTCCTGAAAATCGAGCGCTTCTCGGATTTCAGCGAATTTCGCGCCAACGAGGTGCTCGGCCTCGGCACCAGCACGCCGCTTCGGCCGCGCGAGTTCTCGCTGTCGCGCGCGATCCTGCCGCTCCAGAACGGGCTGTTCGTGCTTCAGCGCGCCTTTGCGCGGCGCTACGAAGCCGAGATCGGGACGGACACCGGCATCGGCCTCGTTGTGCCCCTTTCCTTTCACGCCATCACCAATGGCGGCGAGGTCGACAGTTCGACCATCGCCGTGATGCGCGGCAAGGCGCCGGTGGAGTCGATGGAGCAGCAACCCAACACCTATGTCATGCTGCGCTTCAACTCGGACATGCGGCATCGCGGCTGGGCGGATTTCAACACCGGCCTCGCCTATGTCCGCACGCAGGACGATCCGATGGCACGCCTGCGCGCCATTTTCCTGGAGATGTTCTCGCTGGCTTCGGCATGCGATGCGCCGCGTCAATTCGAGGCGCTCAACCGCCCGATCCAGGAAACGCTGCTCGCGGGCCTCGACGCTGTCCTGGTGCCGGCCGAGGCGCGCACCGCGCGTCCCGGTTCGTTCGACCGGCACCGCAAGCTGATCGCGCAGCTCGACGAGGTCGTCGAGCTGTCCGGCAGCAAGCCGCTCTACAGCGACGACCTCGCCACTGCGCTCGGCGTGTCCGCGCGCACGCTCCAGGTCGCGACGCAAGCAGTGCACGGCATCAGCCTGCACCACTATCTGCGTCTCAAGCGCCTGTGGGCCGTTCGCATCCAGCTCATGACCGGCGGCGACGGATTGACCGTGAAGGCCGCGGCGCTCGGCAACGGCTTCTGGCACCTCGGCGACTTCTCGAGGGGCTACAAGCAGGCCTTCGGCGAAGCACCGTCCGAGACGCTGGCGCGCGGACGGCGACCGCTTCATTTTGCCGTCGGCGCCTGA
- a CDS encoding redoxin domain-containing protein, whose amino-acid sequence MRTDMVPGATFPDYELSDHTGKHRKLSELQGIDPMIVVLGRGGFCPKDRRQAEGLLQLHREMEVGYCRLVTITTDNITQTNEYRSGVGAHWPFLSDSRRIVQKDLDIAEYTDPVHNPMIPHVIVLEPGLRIHKIYNGYWFFGRPTVEELRGDLRAVSKICRPDWDITAPGFKAQWDQGRKEHFYPYGKTYAETLGEQG is encoded by the coding sequence ATGCGAACTGACATGGTGCCGGGAGCGACCTTTCCGGATTACGAGCTGAGCGATCACACCGGCAAGCACCGCAAGCTCTCAGAGCTGCAGGGCATCGATCCGATGATCGTCGTTCTCGGCCGCGGCGGCTTCTGTCCGAAGGACCGCCGCCAGGCCGAAGGGCTGCTGCAACTTCATCGCGAGATGGAGGTGGGCTATTGCCGGCTGGTGACGATCACCACCGACAACATCACCCAGACCAACGAATATCGCAGCGGCGTCGGCGCGCATTGGCCGTTCCTCTCGGACTCACGGCGCATCGTTCAGAAGGATCTCGACATCGCCGAATATACCGACCCCGTGCACAATCCGATGATTCCGCATGTCATCGTGCTGGAGCCCGGCTTGCGCATTCACAAGATCTACAACGGCTACTGGTTCTTCGGGCGCCCGACCGTCGAGGAGCTTCGCGGGGATCTCCGGGCCGTCAGCAAGATCTGCCGCCCGGATTGGGACATCACGGCGCCCGGCTTCAAGGCGCAATGGGATCAGGGCCGCAAGGAACATTTTTATCCCTACGGCAAAACTTACGCCGAAACGCTCGGCGAACAGGGCTAG
- a CDS encoding class II glutamine amidotransferase has protein sequence MCRWIAYRGETTSFEPYVTEPEHSLIAQSIRSLQSTAGSNGDGFGLGWYGEHPEPGLYRETRPAWSDENLRYLCRHLRSHLFFAHVRAATGTAVTRQNCHPFACGQWMFMHNGFVGSWNRLRRKVEALIPDAYYPSRLGTTDSEAVFLAMMGAGLDADPLGATRAVLQSLVGLVNEGQLRERLRFTSAIANGRDLYAFRVAVNDAANTLYYREAGDGQVVVVSEPFDKETDWTEVPPNHALIARASDHVKIVPFELAISGGAEAEPAPARRIIAGR, from the coding sequence ATGTGCCGCTGGATCGCATATCGGGGCGAGACGACCTCGTTCGAACCTTACGTCACCGAGCCCGAGCATTCGCTGATCGCGCAGAGCATTCGCTCGCTGCAGTCGACGGCAGGATCGAATGGCGACGGCTTTGGTCTCGGATGGTATGGCGAGCATCCCGAGCCCGGCCTTTATCGCGAGACGCGGCCGGCCTGGTCGGATGAGAATCTGCGCTACCTCTGCCGCCATCTGCGCTCGCATCTGTTCTTTGCCCATGTGCGCGCCGCCACCGGCACCGCGGTGACGCGGCAGAACTGCCATCCCTTTGCCTGCGGCCAATGGATGTTCATGCACAACGGTTTTGTCGGCAGCTGGAACCGGCTGCGACGCAAGGTCGAGGCGCTGATCCCCGATGCCTATTATCCGTCGCGGCTGGGAACGACCGACTCGGAGGCCGTGTTCCTCGCCATGATGGGTGCCGGTCTCGACGCCGATCCGCTCGGCGCAACGCGCGCCGTGCTGCAATCGCTCGTCGGTCTCGTCAACGAAGGCCAGTTGCGCGAACGGCTGCGCTTCACCAGCGCGATCGCCAACGGACGCGATCTCTACGCGTTTCGCGTCGCCGTCAACGACGCCGCCAACACGCTCTATTATCGCGAGGCCGGCGACGGCCAGGTCGTCGTCGTATCCGAGCCGTTCGACAAGGAAACCGACTGGACCGAGGTGCCGCCGAACCACGCGCTGATCGCGCGCGCGTCAGACCACGTGAAAATTGTTCCGTTCGAGCTTGCAATTTCCGGTGGGGCCGAGGCGGAACCCGCCCCGGCCAGGAGGATTATCGCCGGCAGGTAA
- a CDS encoding tellurite resistance TerB family protein — MSDANNSNPIELEITEPRSFSEQAAVALVIAGALVAVADRRVSPVERDEVIRFIRERGLAPHISEERLFAIFDDLAERLEEPDFANVVIDTLRPVSDLPLSSHLIELSERVAAADEDVHPHEVQAIKLLRLLTLVLPRAKPVGAAAVGAAAKA; from the coding sequence ATGTCTGACGCCAATAATTCCAATCCGATCGAACTCGAGATCACCGAGCCGCGCAGCTTTAGCGAGCAGGCTGCGGTGGCGCTGGTGATCGCCGGCGCACTGGTTGCCGTGGCCGACCGGCGCGTGTCGCCGGTCGAGCGCGACGAGGTGATCCGCTTCATCAGGGAACGCGGATTGGCGCCGCATATCAGCGAGGAGCGCCTGTTTGCGATATTCGACGATCTCGCTGAACGGCTCGAAGAGCCTGATTTCGCCAATGTGGTGATCGACACCCTGCGGCCGGTCTCTGACCTGCCGCTGTCGTCCCATCTCATCGAGCTGTCGGAGCGCGTCGCGGCCGCGGACGAAGACGTGCATCCGCACGAGGTGCAGGCGATCAAGCTGTTGCGCCTGCTGACGCTGGTGCTGCCGCGCGCGAAGCCGGTCGGGGCGGCTGCGGTCGGCGCCGCCGCGAAGGCGTGA
- a CDS encoding FMN-binding negative transcriptional regulator, which produces MYIPPAFRDDDIESIRATIRAARLASLVTATAEGPVATPLPLFLDESEGEHGVLYGHVAKANPQWKLAPIGDALAIFSGPDAYVTPSWYATKQETEKVVPTWNYIAVHAYGPVEFFQDPERLLEVVTRLTRKHEGARAKPWAVSDAPADFIAAQLRGIVGVRIPVVRFEGKRKMSQNRPEADRVGVAQGLAASENHGDREVAPLIPLPT; this is translated from the coding sequence ATGTACATTCCCCCCGCCTTCAGGGACGACGACATCGAGAGCATCCGCGCAACCATCCGCGCCGCCCGCCTCGCCAGCCTCGTCACCGCCACCGCCGAAGGTCCGGTCGCAACCCCCTTGCCGCTCTTCCTCGATGAGAGCGAGGGCGAGCATGGCGTGCTGTACGGGCATGTGGCGAAGGCCAACCCGCAATGGAAGCTGGCGCCGATCGGCGATGCGCTCGCGATCTTCTCGGGTCCCGACGCCTATGTGACGCCGTCCTGGTACGCCACCAAGCAGGAAACCGAAAAGGTCGTGCCGACCTGGAATTACATCGCCGTGCATGCCTATGGCCCGGTGGAATTCTTCCAGGACCCTGAGCGCCTGCTCGAGGTCGTGACGCGGTTGACCAGAAAGCACGAAGGCGCGCGTGCAAAGCCGTGGGCGGTCAGTGATGCCCCCGCGGACTTCATTGCCGCGCAGCTGCGCGGAATCGTCGGCGTGCGCATCCCCGTGGTGCGGTTCGAAGGCAAGCGCAAGATGAGCCAGAACCGGCCCGAGGCCGATCGCGTCGGCGTCGCGCAGGGTCTTGCGGCGAGCGAGAACCATGGTGACCGCGAGGTCGCGCCGCTGATCCCGCTGCCGACCTAG
- a CDS encoding MOSC and FAD-binding oxidoreductase domain-containing protein, producing the protein MARLLSVNVGLPRDIAWQSRTVHTGIWKAPVEGPRRVRRLNIDGDGQGDIAGHGGEQRAVYVYQDASYRYWQEHLGRSNFVPGQFGENFTVEGLADAEVCIGDRYRIGSAVFEVTQPRVTCYRLGIRMEEPDMAALLVKHGRPGFYFRVIEEGDVEAGDEITRVASGPESMSVFEINTLLYLPPHPRERLERALKIPALSRGWRRSFAAMLAQKDNPATGNAGLGPAASPSPAWRGFRPYRVARKIAETDNVTSLILEPADGHPGVAALPGQFVIVRLGPSATPAMTRSYSLSRHADAASYRLSIKREAHGIASTYVADELEPGDIVQLGAPRGSFTLHQGTRPIVLLSAGIGVTPVLAMLHALAAEGTTREVWWLHGSRNGREHAFAAEVRELLGRLPHHHSHVCYSTPDPGDRPKVDFDSTGHLDQQLLQTINVPQDGDFYLCGPAAFMSDLTTALHASGVAPDRIHTELFGARPSLTPGIAASSNKSAHLPPGVPGPGPMVSFARSGLNVCWGPSYASLLELAEACDVPVRWSCRSGVCHNCESGLVAGDVSYQPDPLDAPADGNVLICCARPQGDIVIDL; encoded by the coding sequence ATGGCACGTTTGCTGTCCGTCAATGTCGGCCTGCCGCGCGACATCGCCTGGCAAAGCCGGACGGTCCATACCGGCATCTGGAAAGCCCCTGTCGAAGGCCCGCGCAGGGTGCGGCGGCTCAACATCGATGGCGACGGCCAGGGCGACATTGCGGGTCACGGCGGCGAGCAGCGTGCCGTGTATGTCTATCAGGATGCGTCCTATCGCTACTGGCAGGAGCATCTCGGTCGATCGAACTTCGTTCCTGGTCAATTCGGCGAGAACTTCACCGTCGAAGGCCTCGCCGACGCAGAGGTCTGCATCGGCGATCGGTACAGGATCGGCTCGGCCGTGTTCGAGGTGACGCAGCCGCGCGTCACCTGCTACCGGCTCGGCATTCGCATGGAGGAGCCGGACATGGCCGCGCTGCTGGTCAAGCACGGCCGGCCCGGATTCTATTTTCGTGTGATCGAGGAAGGTGACGTCGAGGCGGGCGATGAGATTACGCGGGTCGCCAGCGGCCCTGAGAGCATGAGCGTGTTCGAGATCAACACGCTACTCTATTTGCCCCCTCACCCGCGCGAGCGCCTGGAGCGCGCGCTCAAAATCCCGGCGCTGAGCCGTGGTTGGCGTCGTTCCTTCGCAGCCATGCTCGCGCAGAAGGACAATCCGGCGACAGGCAATGCCGGGCTTGGTCCGGCGGCAAGCCCATCTCCCGCCTGGCGCGGCTTCCGACCGTATCGCGTCGCGCGCAAGATCGCCGAAACCGACAACGTGACGTCGCTGATCCTCGAACCGGCGGACGGACATCCGGGGGTCGCTGCCCTGCCCGGCCAGTTCGTCATCGTGCGGCTCGGACCTTCCGCCACGCCTGCGATGACGCGCAGCTATTCGCTGTCGCGCCACGCCGATGCGGCGTCCTATCGTCTGAGCATCAAACGCGAAGCACACGGCATCGCCAGCACGTACGTCGCCGACGAGCTCGAACCCGGCGACATCGTTCAGCTCGGTGCGCCGCGCGGCAGCTTCACGCTGCATCAGGGCACGCGGCCAATTGTCCTGCTGAGCGCCGGCATCGGCGTGACGCCGGTTCTCGCGATGCTCCACGCGCTCGCGGCGGAAGGAACGACACGGGAGGTCTGGTGGCTGCACGGCAGCCGTAACGGCCGCGAGCATGCCTTCGCCGCCGAGGTGCGCGAACTGCTGGGCAGGCTTCCTCACCATCACAGCCATGTCTGCTACAGCACGCCCGATCCCGGCGATCGCCCAAAGGTCGATTTCGACAGCACCGGACATCTGGACCAGCAGCTGCTCCAGACCATCAACGTACCCCAGGATGGCGACTTCTATCTCTGCGGACCGGCCGCGTTCATGAGCGACCTCACGACCGCCCTCCACGCATCGGGCGTGGCACCGGATCGCATCCACACCGAATTATTCGGCGCCAGGCCCTCGTTGACGCCCGGCATCGCGGCTTCATCGAACAAGTCCGCGCATCTGCCGCCGGGCGTACCGGGCCCCGGACCGATGGTGTCCTTTGCCCGCAGCGGCCTCAATGTCTGCTGGGGACCATCCTACGCCAGCCTGCTCGAACTGGCTGAAGCCTGCGACGTCCCCGTGCGCTGGTCGTGCCGGAGCGGCGTGTGCCACAACTGCGAAAGTGGGCTCGTTGCCGGCGACGTCAGCTATCAGCCCGATCCGCTCGACGCACCGGCGGACGGAAATGTCCTGATCTGCTGCGCACGCCCGCAAGGCGACATCGTGATCGATCTCTAG
- a CDS encoding TIGR00645 family protein, whose translation MSSEPQAPLAARAPQPPIGLFPRLIFGSRWLQLPLYVGLIVAQAVYVLLFLKELWHLVAHSFDASEQQIMLVVLGLIDVVMISNLLVMVIVGGYETFVSRLNLRGHPDEPEWLSHVNASVLKIKLAMAIVGISSISLLRTFIEAGNLGTTRSNFTETGVMWQVLIHLTFIISAIGIAWVDRLSENGHRKENGHA comes from the coding sequence ATGTCGTCTGAACCCCAAGCACCTTTGGCCGCGCGTGCGCCGCAGCCGCCGATCGGCCTGTTTCCGCGGCTGATCTTCGGCTCGCGCTGGCTGCAATTGCCGCTCTATGTCGGCCTCATCGTCGCGCAGGCCGTTTACGTGCTGCTGTTCCTGAAGGAGCTCTGGCACCTGGTCGCACACTCCTTCGACGCCAGCGAGCAGCAGATCATGCTGGTCGTGCTCGGCCTGATCGACGTCGTCATGATCTCGAACCTGCTCGTCATGGTGATCGTCGGCGGCTACGAGACCTTCGTCTCCCGCCTGAACCTGCGCGGCCATCCCGACGAGCCGGAATGGCTGAGCCATGTCAACGCCAGCGTGCTCAAGATCAAGCTCGCGATGGCGATCGTCGGCATCTCCTCGATCTCGCTGCTCAGGACCTTCATCGAGGCCGGCAATCTCGGCACCACGCGCAGCAATTTCACCGAGACCGGCGTGATGTGGCAGGTGCTGATCCACCTGACCTTCATCATCTCGGCGATCGGCATCGCCTGGGTCGATCGCCTCAGCGAAAACGGACATCGCAAGGAGAACGGTCACGCCTGA
- a CDS encoding carboxylate-amine ligase, translating to MTFASDVLKLLRLDTSDDKQHLVIRSAGGRGKTAEYSFGIEEEYFLADRRTLEVAIQTPNELFESANWSTGGQAMREMLQSQLEVATNVHVDVNDAREELRFLRREVANVAAQYGFVIMACGTHPTAIWRMSQPSPKPRYEEMIEDLRSIGHRNMMCGMHVHVQLPDPEKRMAVMRAMLPHLPLFIALSASSPFWNSHKTGLKGYRLAAYSELPRTGLPELFESRRDYDDYVGALQRSGVIPDESHIWWAMRPSMKHPTLELRAPDTCTFVDDAIAVASLYRCLTRHLYLRPHLSKQVTAVERAVAVENKWRAQRYGTDCIFASQDGPVTISEWLARIINDITEDAAALECSAEVEHCRTIVARGSSAEFQLRAYRENGDDITAASRWIAASTISETRTDTGQRAPAPS from the coding sequence ATGACATTTGCTTCAGACGTTTTGAAACTGCTGCGACTGGATACTTCCGACGACAAGCAGCATCTCGTGATCCGTTCTGCCGGCGGGCGCGGCAAGACGGCCGAATATTCCTTCGGCATCGAAGAGGAATATTTCCTCGCCGATCGCCGCACCCTCGAGGTCGCGATCCAGACGCCCAACGAGCTGTTCGAATCGGCGAACTGGTCGACCGGCGGCCAGGCCATGCGCGAGATGCTGCAATCCCAGCTCGAGGTCGCCACCAACGTCCATGTCGATGTCAATGACGCGCGGGAAGAGCTGAGGTTCCTACGCCGCGAGGTCGCCAACGTCGCCGCGCAATACGGCTTTGTCATCATGGCCTGCGGCACGCATCCGACCGCGATCTGGCGCATGTCGCAGCCGAGCCCGAAGCCGCGCTACGAGGAGATGATCGAGGATCTGCGCAGCATCGGCCACCGCAACATGATGTGCGGCATGCATGTGCATGTGCAACTGCCCGATCCGGAGAAGCGGATGGCGGTGATGCGGGCGATGCTGCCGCATCTGCCGCTGTTCATCGCACTGTCGGCGTCCTCGCCGTTCTGGAATTCGCACAAGACGGGATTGAAGGGCTATCGGCTCGCCGCCTATTCGGAGCTTCCGCGCACCGGTCTGCCCGAGCTGTTCGAGAGCAGGCGCGATTACGACGATTATGTCGGCGCGCTGCAGCGTTCCGGCGTGATCCCCGATGAGAGCCATATCTGGTGGGCGATGCGCCCCTCCATGAAGCACCCGACGCTGGAGCTTCGCGCGCCCGACACCTGCACCTTCGTCGACGACGCCATTGCCGTCGCCTCGCTGTATCGCTGCCTGACGCGGCACCTCTATCTGAGGCCGCATCTGTCGAAGCAAGTGACCGCGGTCGAGCGCGCGGTTGCGGTCGAGAACAAATGGCGCGCCCAGCGCTACGGCACCGACTGCATCTTTGCGTCACAAGACGGGCCGGTGACGATCTCGGAGTGGCTTGCACGAATCATCAACGACATCACCGAGGATGCCGCCGCGCTGGAATGCAGCGCCGAGGTCGAGCACTGCCGCACCATCGTGGCGCGCGGAAGCTCGGCTGAATTCCAGCTGCGCGCCTATCGCGAAAATGGCGACGACATCACCGCCGCGTCGCGATGGATTGCGGCATCGACGATATCGGAGACGCGCACCGACACCGGACAGCGCGCTCCAGCACCGTCATAG
- a CDS encoding TerC family protein has translation MIEFITAEALTALLQVVLIDLVLAGDNAVVIGLAAAGLPADQRRRAIVVGIVAATGLRIVFAGVATQLLQVIGLLLAGGVLLLWVCWKMWRELREQAAHANHLAFSHGGGATSAAAPRKTFKQAALQIVAADVSMSLDNVLAVAGAAREHPYILVFGLVLSVALMGVAADLLGRVLQKQRWIAYVGLAIIVYVAFEMIYRGSLELAPVIASL, from the coding sequence ATGATTGAATTCATCACCGCCGAAGCGCTGACCGCGCTGCTCCAGGTCGTCCTGATCGACCTCGTGCTCGCCGGCGACAATGCCGTCGTCATCGGTCTCGCCGCTGCAGGCCTCCCGGCCGATCAGCGCCGCCGTGCCATCGTCGTCGGCATCGTGGCCGCGACGGGCTTGCGCATCGTCTTCGCCGGCGTCGCAACCCAGTTGCTGCAAGTGATCGGCCTGCTGCTCGCCGGCGGTGTGCTGTTGCTGTGGGTGTGCTGGAAGATGTGGCGCGAGCTGCGTGAGCAGGCCGCGCATGCGAACCACCTTGCCTTCAGCCATGGTGGTGGAGCGACCAGCGCGGCTGCGCCGCGCAAGACGTTCAAGCAGGCTGCCTTGCAGATCGTCGCCGCCGACGTCTCGATGTCGCTCGACAACGTGCTCGCGGTCGCCGGTGCGGCGCGCGAGCACCCTTACATCCTGGTCTTCGGCCTGGTCCTGTCAGTCGCGCTGATGGGCGTCGCGGCCGACCTGCTCGGCCGCGTGCTCCAGAAGCAGCGCTGGATCGCCTATGTCGGCCTGGCCATCATCGTCTACGTCGCCTTCGAGATGATCTATCGCGGCTCGCTCGAGCTCGCGCCCGTCATCGCGAGCCTCTAA
- a CDS encoding LysR family transcriptional regulator, protein MRFHSPSIQYFHAVRRTGSIRAAARLLNVASSAVSRQILKLEQEVGSPLFERNARGLTLTTVGEMLARHVMNVLQDLDRFRSDVASLSGAWHGSVSIACIESLTESVLPDLITSHRTRARRVSFTTEVMGSSDVLEALRRGEADIGIAIALRHPPDLRQVALKRFRLGALVAREHPLARRKTVTLEQCLAFPVIHALPELSIYHLLQPLIAQLSETPEPAIQANSIDLMRELAARGVGVAFQTQLGIGRLSRDAQLVFLPLDNAGSPVWSDLGIYVRAERTLPAFTESFLQEIVRELGERERRENAAYPHIA, encoded by the coding sequence ATGCGCTTTCACTCACCGTCCATCCAGTACTTCCATGCCGTCCGCCGCACCGGCTCGATCCGCGCCGCGGCACGCCTCCTGAACGTCGCCTCCTCAGCGGTCAGTCGCCAAATTCTCAAGCTTGAACAAGAGGTTGGATCACCTTTGTTCGAGCGGAATGCGCGCGGCCTGACCCTGACGACGGTCGGCGAGATGCTCGCGCGCCACGTCATGAACGTGCTTCAGGACCTCGATCGCTTCCGCTCGGACGTGGCGTCCCTGTCCGGCGCCTGGCACGGCAGCGTCAGCATCGCCTGCATCGAGTCCCTCACCGAGTCGGTACTGCCGGATCTGATCACCTCGCACCGGACCCGTGCCCGGCGCGTCAGCTTCACCACGGAAGTCATGGGATCGTCCGATGTGCTCGAAGCCCTGCGCCGGGGCGAGGCCGATATCGGCATCGCCATCGCGCTCAGGCATCCGCCCGACCTGCGGCAGGTCGCGCTGAAGCGGTTTCGCCTCGGCGCGCTCGTTGCGCGCGAGCATCCGCTGGCGCGCCGCAAGACGGTGACGCTGGAGCAATGCCTCGCCTTCCCCGTCATTCACGCGCTGCCGGAGCTGTCGATCTACCATTTGCTGCAGCCCTTGATCGCGCAGCTCTCCGAGACGCCGGAGCCGGCGATTCAAGCCAACTCGATCGACCTGATGCGCGAGCTCGCCGCGCGCGGCGTCGGTGTCGCCTTCCAGACCCAGCTCGGCATCGGCCGGCTGTCGCGCGACGCACAGCTCGTGTTCCTGCCGCTCGACAATGCGGGCAGCCCGGTATGGTCGGATCTCGGCATCTATGTCCGCGCCGAGCGCACCCTGCCCGCTTTCACGGAGTCGTTCCTGCAGGAGATCGTCCGCGAACTGGGCGAGCGCGAGCGGCGGGAGAATGCGGCCTATCCGCACATCGCGTGA
- a CDS encoding nuclear transport factor 2 family protein, with protein MDDQVKLAALQRHWDASDANDFETEHDIYRDDAVLDYPQSGERIRGRRNIQQSRFVQPNQKRFTVRRIIGGGDLWVSEFVLTYDGVPSYVVSIMEFRDGLVVHETQYFGGRFDPSPTRAHLVEVVG; from the coding sequence ATGGATGACCAGGTCAAATTGGCGGCGCTGCAGCGCCACTGGGACGCGTCGGATGCGAACGATTTCGAGACCGAGCATGACATCTACCGCGACGACGCCGTGCTCGACTATCCGCAGTCCGGCGAGCGCATCCGCGGCCGACGGAACATCCAGCAGAGCCGCTTCGTGCAGCCGAACCAGAAGCGCTTCACGGTGCGGCGGATCATCGGTGGCGGCGATCTCTGGGTGAGCGAATTCGTCCTGACCTATGACGGGGTGCCGTCCTACGTCGTCAGCATCATGGAATTCCGTGACGGATTGGTGGTGCACGAAACGCAATATTTCGGGGGCCGGTTCGATCCGTCACCGACGCGTGCGCATCTCGTGGAGGTCGTTGGTTAG
- a CDS encoding PLP-dependent aminotransferase family protein yields the protein MMQKRTNPDRRAGRMGARQIYEALRDQIMSLVYGTDGLLPSSRALASEMGVARSTVTIAYEQLTAEGFIETRPGARPRVARAVVERGRARATSRPSTRKVRLSAFGERLRQDPPRWNEPPRGLVANFRYGELSPSDFPVLAWKKAVTAAMARKPERLAYDDPCGSLRLRTALQGYLWRSRSIRCEVDQIVVVNGSQQGLDICARLLLDAGDRFIMEDPGYQMARHTFAATGAVAMPVTVDAEGLQTVRLDGIAARLAYVTPSHQYPLGGVMPIGRRHQLLAWARANDAYVIEDDYDSEYRYDTKPIPPLHALEGRDNVIYLGTVSKTLSPTLRIGYLVVPPGLRSLFAAAKQIMDRHTPLIEQEALAAMLESGAYDSHVRRARRRNAERQQALLAALHRRFGDRVTIEGAAAGLHVVAWFDSLPQKHEGALIEAARARGVGIYPVSALFAGPRARKSVGLVMGYSALETAQIERGCKLLAQAVAELD from the coding sequence ATGATGCAGAAGAGAACCAATCCCGACCGCCGCGCCGGCCGCATGGGCGCTCGCCAGATCTACGAGGCCTTGCGCGATCAGATCATGTCGCTGGTCTACGGCACTGACGGCCTGTTGCCGTCGTCGCGGGCGCTGGCCAGTGAGATGGGCGTGGCCCGCTCGACCGTCACGATCGCCTATGAGCAGCTCACGGCGGAAGGATTTATCGAGACGCGTCCTGGCGCCCGGCCGCGCGTCGCGCGCGCCGTGGTGGAGCGTGGACGCGCCCGCGCGACGTCTCGGCCATCGACGCGCAAGGTGCGGCTGTCCGCATTCGGCGAGCGATTGCGCCAGGACCCGCCGCGCTGGAACGAGCCGCCACGCGGGCTCGTCGCCAACTTCCGCTATGGCGAGCTGTCGCCGTCGGACTTCCCGGTGCTCGCATGGAAGAAAGCCGTGACGGCTGCAATGGCGCGCAAGCCCGAGCGGCTCGCCTATGACGACCCCTGCGGGTCACTGCGGCTGCGGACCGCGCTTCAGGGCTATCTCTGGCGATCGCGCAGCATCCGCTGCGAGGTCGACCAGATCGTCGTCGTCAACGGCTCGCAGCAGGGCCTCGATATCTGCGCGCGGCTGCTGCTCGATGCCGGCGACCGCTTCATCATGGAGGATCCGGGCTACCAGATGGCACGGCACACATTTGCTGCGACGGGCGCCGTCGCGATGCCGGTCACGGTCGATGCCGAGGGCCTCCAGACCGTGCGGCTCGACGGCATCGCCGCCCGCCTCGCCTATGTGACGCCGTCGCATCAATACCCGCTCGGCGGCGTGATGCCGATCGGACGCCGGCACCAATTGCTCGCCTGGGCGAGAGCGAACGACGCTTACGTGATCGAGGACGATTACGACAGCGAGTATCGCTACGACACCAAGCCGATCCCGCCGCTGCATGCGCTGGAAGGCCGCGACAACGTGATCTATCTCGGTACCGTCTCCAAGACGCTCTCACCGACCTTGCGGATCGGCTATCTTGTGGTGCCGCCGGGCTTGCGATCCCTGTTCGCCGCCGCCAAGCAGATCATGGACCGGCACACGCCGCTGATCGAGCAGGAGGCGCTTGCGGCGATGCTGGAGAGCGGCGCCTATGACAGTCACGTCAGGCGCGCACGCCGGCGCAACGCCGAGCGGCAGCAGGCGCTGCTTGCCGCCCTTCACCGCCGCTTCGGCGATCGTGTCACGATCGAGGGCGCGGCCGCCGGCCTGCACGTGGTGGCGTGGTTCGACAGCCTGCCGCAAAAGCATGAGGGCGCGCTGATCGAGGCCGCCCGTGCCAGGGGCGTCGGCATCTATCCCGTCTCCGCGCTGTTCGCCGGCCCCCGAGCGCGGAAGTCGGTCGGCCTCGTCATGGGCTATTCGGCGCTGGAAACGGCGCAGATCGAGCGGGGCTGCAAGCTGCTGGCACAGGCGGTCGCTGAACTGGACTGA